A region of Mobula birostris isolate sMobBir1 chromosome X, sMobBir1.hap1, whole genome shotgun sequence DNA encodes the following proteins:
- the LOC140191757 gene encoding uncharacterized protein, whose product METKPLTCTLCPFAAHSQQELDQHQLTHNLYQGEPTQLPLPLPVKQESGPPNWWPTEEPPEPADYGWETSPSPSYPPPPPPAEPTNELGLQLVVVGGAEGEADQNGEGGSSPGSRVALPPPPLPLPSSSSSSSSSSSSTTSCPQPRQRWQAKQFRCDLCPFVARGKQELRVHEREEHLREGSDIIQCGRCSYSTNKISSWRQHKLVHPGALGSTGGRIYMCKTCGWKTKYRHSLVKHIALHTGNKSFQCDQCGFACARKENLKRHKLTHLKKGVDGKGLLLKCGWCEYATAYSNALRRHAVTLHNADENYVPEYQCDVCDFRTTKLSNFSNHKITHLYGHMMVQVNQTGPLKCSLCPFVSEHWDCLQEHQRSHKELRCVQELLGGSSGEGENAPGSKPQPQPIEAEDQQDGAGEPHSPDHMVALHNIIGTIGEYVNGDGSPAPEAEVEASETPGPADRAGGGRRRHWRPVSAAPPFGWEGGSRLGPGRRFRCPHCRFSCPRREGLRRHLSGHAARRTLAREGQEAGLGSEVPGQTPQQDSSPVPQQACSPPLLEPRQVMSQESQQTCSMPGALNPGSWLERERLALEKERLALEREKWEVQRGVLALQEHKLRLQVELLQRQLRLAKNQAPT is encoded by the exons atggAGACCAAGCCTTTGACCTGTACCCTGTGCCCCTTTGCCGCCCACAGCCAGCAGGAGCTGGATCAGCACCAGCTTACCCACAACCTGTACCAGGGTGAGCCCACTCAACTTCCCCTGCCCCTCCCTGTCAAGCAGGAATCTGGCCCCCCAAACTGGTGGCCCACAGAGGAGCCCCCGGAGCCTGCCGACTATGGTTGGgagacctctccctctccctcctacccacctcccccacctcccgCTGAGCCAACCAACGAGCTGGGACTCCAGCTAGTCGTGGTGGGGGGCGCAGAGGGGGAGGCTGACCAGAATGGTGAGGGAGGCTCATCCCCAGGCTCCCGGGTAGCACTGCCGCCTcctcctctgccccttccctcctcctcGTCCTCGTCCTCCTCCTCGTCTTCCTCCACAACCTCCTGCCCCCAGCCCCGCCAACGCTGGCAGGCGAAGCAGTTCCGCTGCGACCTGTGCCCCTTCGTGGCGCGGGGCAAGCAGGAGCTGCGGGTGCACGAGAGGGAGGAGCACCTGCGGGAAGGCAGCGACATCATCCAGTGCGGCCGCTGCAGTTACAGCACCAACAAGATCAGCTCCTGGCGGCAGCATAAGCTGGTGCACCCCGGGGCGCTGGGCTCCACCGGCGGCCGCATTTACATGTGCAAGACATGTGGCTGGAAAACCAAGTACCGCCACTCTCTGGTCAAGCACATCGCCCTGCACACTGGGAACAAGTCCTTCCAGTGCGATCAGTGTGGATTCGCCTGCGCCCGCAAGGAGAACCTCAAGCGGCACAAGCTGACCCACCTCAAGAAGGGTGTTGATGGCAAGGGGCTGCTACTCAAGTGCGGCTGGTGCGAATACGCCACAGCCTACAGCAACGCCCTGAGGCGGCATGCCGTCACACTGCACAACG cggATGAGAACTACGTACCGGAGTACCAGTGTGATGTCTGTGACTTCAGGACCACTAAACTCAGCAACTTCTCCAACCACAAGATCACCCACTTGTACG GGCATATGATGGTGCAAGTGAACCAGACAGGACCCCTCAAGTGCAGCCTGTGCCCCTTCGTCAGTGAGCACTGGGACTGCCTGCAGGAGCACCAGCGCAGCCACAAGGAGCTACGTTGTGTGCAAGAGCTGCTGGGAGGTAGCAGCGGTGAGGGAGAGAATGCCCCTGGGTCcaagccccagccccagcccatTGAGGCGGAGGACCAGCAGGATGGGGCAGGAGAACCTCACAGCCCCGACCACATGGTGGCCCTGCACAACATCATCGGCACCATTGGAGAGTACGTGAATGGGGACGGAAGCCCGGCGCCCGAGGCCGAAGTGGAGGCTTCTGAGACCCCAGGCCCTGCCGACAGGGCTGGAGGCGGTCGGAGGCGACACTGGCGGCCGGTGTCGGCGGCACCTCCCTTCGGCTGGGAGGGAGGATCCCGGCTGGGTCCTGGTCGTCGCTTCCGCTGCCCCCACTGCCGCTTCAGTTGCCCCCGCCGGGAGGGGCTGAGGAGGCACCTGTCAGGGCATGCTGCCCGCCGTACCCTAGCCAGGGAGGGACAGGAGGCAGGGCTGGGCTCAGAAGTCCCCGGGCAGACCCCCCAGCAGGACAGCTCTCCAGTCCCACAGCAAG CCTGCAGTCCCCCTTTGTTGGAGCCACGGCAGGTGATGAGCCAGGAGTCCCAGCAGACCTGCTCCATGCCTGGAGCCCTGAATCCTGGCAGCTGGTTGGAACGTGAACGGCTGGCACTGGAGAAGGAGCGGCTGGCGCTGGAGCGGGAGAAGTGGGAAGTGCAGCGAGGTGTCCTTGCCCTGCAGGAGCACAAACTGCGTCTGCAGGTGGAGTTGCTGCAGCGACAGTTGAGGCTGGCCAAAAACCAGGCGCCAACATGA